The genomic interval TGGTTGCAACTCTtgcaaaggaggagaaaaacatggaGATGTCACCAGGCTGCAGTCCGGTATGTCCAGGTAAGCTCTATGAAAATATGGACCCTAACACAAACCGTTCTGTctggagaaaagcagagagaaatggaTTTTCTCGTCTCTGTTCAGTGCACACGGTGAACGCAGAGAGATTTCAAGGAATTACCAGGAGTCCATTTACTGACCCACATGTTATATATGTGTTAAGGTTTTGGGGTTTGCTTAGtctctttcctgttttattttgaagtttacTCTGCagatgttcattttttaaattttacttcctgtctttgtgtgttttcctgcctgtttttCGTGTCACTCCAGCAAACCTTGTAAAAACTGCATCGATTTTCCAGTTTAATCTGAAGAAGGTTTCTCATCCTCAGGTTTTAGATGGGCCGTGCTGGGTGTTCTGCTTTTATCAGGTCAGTCTGCACGTGTCTGTACATTTGTGTTGTATTTCAACACTCCAGTTGTGAAGATATTTCACTGTGGACAACAATGATTACAGCCGACTGACACTGCTGCCCCTAAAaacagcctctgcagcagcatctgtgctACATATGGAAACTTCTACTTATTATTGCATAGAAAAACTTACTTCTGAATGTCAGTACACACAAGTCTGTcagtaaaaagcaaaaaaaataacagcataGACAATGAATCGCAGCCatttttgtcaccttttcagacagaaagtgagaTTTATTTTTCCAACAGCGATGTGTAACAGTTTCGGACGGCACTGACAAACAGTGTCACCCTGCCTTTGACTACCATGACAAATTTCCCTTTGTTTACAGGTTTCTGCTCATGCCTTCATCATTACCATTTCATTCAGAAATCAGAGACTTGGTATGAAGCCCAAACGTACTGCAGAGAAAGGTATTCAGACCTGGCTACCATAGACAACACGGAGGACATGGAGCGGCTGTTAACAGCTGCTGGTAATTACACGGGGACAGTGTGGATAGGCCTGTATGACTCCCCCTCGGCTTGGAGTTGGGTCCTGGCAGGCTTGAACTATGGAATCAATGAGAGGGACTTTAGAAAGTGGGACATTGGTAGCCCGGATAAAGTAGGTCCACATTCGATGTTGTGCGCTGCTTTCTGGAAAGGTGTCTGGAAGGATCACTtatgcaaagacaaacagtccTTCGTCTGCTATAACAAAACGCTACCCGGTGAGTGACCCGTTACCTGTTTTGGTGTGTTAttcagtgatggaagaagtactcaaatcttttacttcagtaaaagtaccaatacagATAGCAACCAACTCAACACCCCTCACCTGCAACAGGCCCCCCGCtaatccccctaaatcctacacaccaGACCTTTACGCAAAAGCACTACAAGGTATGATCATCAAAATATACTGAAAGTCCCAAAAGTGAAAGCAGAATGACCCGTTTCAGAATAACGTAAAGTTCGTCTTAACGTGTAGCAGTActtcatcattcatttgttttattaatctGAAAACTTAAGTAGAAGTAGTATGGAAATACTCATCTtcagtacaagtacctcaaaactgtacttaaacTTTTGTGTACATGCACTTGGTTACGGCAGCTGTCTCACAAACAGatattttcctttgatttgacaaaatgtttgctttttaagaaaatattttcaacCTTCAGTAACATTTATGTTCAATAactttgtgtattttcatgatttttcatagataatttttatttattttttctattttaagtTTTATATTTAAGTTTATGTGTACAGTATTACATTCAGTAAAGGAAAGCAGAACCGAAAcgactgacaggaaatgatttGGCTACTTTGATGACATCAAGCAGAAAcgcctctcaaatgtgaagatttgctgcctTTCTCGGTTTCATATCACTCTAAATTGAATATTTGGGGGTTTTACAATCGATTGTTTTCACCTTTCAGACTTGCCAACCACTTCCATTGACAGATACTTTTTTGTAAGTGCCAAAACGACTTGGTCCGAAGCTAAGGGCTACTGCAAGCTGCACCACATGAACCTGGCCAGCGTGAGGAACGACACGGAGAACGCTCAGATCCAGCAGGTGGTGCCGGACGGGCAGCTGGCTTGGCTCGGCCTGTACCGCAAAAGCTGGTACTGTTGGTCGGATGAATCTCAGTCCAATTTCAAAAACTGGGCGGTCGGACACCCGTCCGACGTAAATAAGAGCTGTGCTGTCAGCGTGATTAATGCCACTGACCCTGGAAAGTGGGAGGAGAGGGCCTGCGACAGgaagtttcatttcatgtgcCACAACAGTGAGTCGTTCTCGCCCGGAAACCACATCACATCGACTGTGTGCCATCACATTTCTAAACGCAGATACGCTCTGAACAACTTTCCATCTGTATTTCTATCAACCAGAGAAGGTGCAGTTCTTTCATATGAAGCTGAGAGCCCTGAAATCCACAATCAACCTGAGTGACCGCGCTGTGACGGACGCCATCTTGAATGTGGTAACTGCCGTCAGTCGGCCTCACAATTCATATAAATGTGACaagaaagtttaaaaaaatggtTTTAAGATGTGTGTCGTTTTACTTATACAGGCAAGTGTCCATTcacatttagcatgttagcatagcaTCATGCAATACGCAGAGTGCAAGAGGCAGGCTCACTTAGTATGTGAATTCTGGCTCAGGCGTGATTTCAGCTTTAACACGCAAATACGTCCTGATACAAgttagaaaatgaaataaacacacatttaaactaCAATAAAGAAAATCTAGATTTGGtatgtgtttcactgtggttacaaactggatttaaaaaataaaggtttTGTCCTCCAGCAGATTTTATGTCTcattgaatatttttgttttccagttggAGAGCAAGATAAAAGAGAAGGGGTTTCCAAAAGACTTCAAAATGTCCTGGATAAAGAAGCCGGACGAAGATATTttccacagagaaaaggagacagtaGATCCAGTGAAGTCGGACTTTAACCTCGCAGCTTGTTTTCTAAAGAAAGTCTAAAGATTAATGACCATTTATCGATTTGTTACCGTAGATTAAACTATCATAGTGTATTTACAAAATATCCTGCTTTTTCTTTAGCTTTTAAGGTTTGTATTACAGCTTTGAATATGTATTCATGTACACACGGGAAATATTTCTACAtggtactgtatgtatgtgtgtatgtgtcggTCCATGTTTCTTGTTGTTTAATATTGTCACTGTGTTATAATGTTGTTATAACTAAATTCAAAATCAGTTTCTGTGGTCATTAAAGTCACTTCATACTTCATATTTTTGACATGCTATCATCATGGTTGTTGTAGCTTAAAGTGTGGTTGACTTCTATAATTACTGCTCCttgatgtatttgttttataAGCAATTTAGTTACTGTAACCTgcgattaaaaaaataaagaaatacaacAGCAATTTATCCCTGTTGGAGTAATACTTGCTAAAAACCACAGTGCTTTCTCTCACAGTAGAACTAATGAACCATGATCCCAGTGAGCTTTGAGGATGTAAAACAGATGCTGTCACGTtgaacacaaactgaactggAGCTGAATGGAGTCCCCTGCAGTGCCCTGATCTGTCCACTCGGTGGCGACAAAGCACAAAGCCAGCAGACGTATCTCTGTCTCAAACCTTTACTGAGCGGGGACGCCAAAATGTGGCCTCTGTTCTTTGGAGACACGACTCAAAATAATCACAAATGAAgtgacaaactgtgttttttacaATTAATTCAATTCACAATTAAATTGTGAGGTACAACATTATAATTATTACTTACCAGTAGTATTATTTATAGTACTGTTCGACATTTGTTAACCTTTGCATGTGAATACAACACAGTGAACAGTCCATAAATATCCGCCTCCCTCCTCGCTGTAGAGGTCATGTTGTATGTCATACCACCTAAAagtgcatttttaacataataacattaattaaaatgaattttaacccCACAGAGCCGCACAAGGAACAAGGATCTCATCTTCGTTAGCGTTTAGCGGTCGATCTCCAGTGGAGGGATGAGATAAGGCCAAAAGCACCGGAGACACAAAATGTTTACAAGACGATCTGTGGTATTATTCCTCCATAACTGCATCAATGtgggatttatttatttattttgctttttaacaGGAATACGAAATGCAGCACAAAGCAGGGGAGGATCATTTGTttgaatttcctttttttttttttttctttctgagcGACTGCTGGACTTTTTTAATAAGCCGGAAACAGTCGGGTTCGGCGCAGGATGTGGTACTGTAAAGCCCCGCAGGCTGCCAACGTGCGAGCTGCTTGTTGAAGGCGTTGATGTGGTTACAGGACTCACACACCGGGGTGTGTTTTGGCTGATGTGCCTAATGCGGTTACATAGCCGTGAATTATCTGACGCCCCAGAGACCAACTTGTTAAAAGTGTTTAAAACTCCCCTGCGTACGCCGGTTGACATTAGACCATGCACACTCCCAGCACATtatctgcccccccccccccggctcGGTGTCTCTGCTGAGCTGTCCTGCGTTCAGTCACGAAAAGGAAGTTGATTTATGAGCCGTGTGACTCATCTGAGTCTCACAACCTGCAGTCAGTGTCTCAGACTCATTGCGAGCGAGCGCAGAGTCAGTCCTTCCTTCAAAGATTGTGATCAGGGTGACATCAGGTTATTTCAGCATGCGTGGACGGTATGTTTGCGTATGTGTCATCGATTCTTTTCTCCAGGGTCTGAGTTGATCCACATCAGTGTTCTGCTTGAAACTGTTCAACTTTAAAATTGTTTTGCAAAATTGTATGAAAGcagtatttgtgtatgtgtgtatgaagtcCTTGGCTGTTTCCTGACTTCCTCATAACTCTTCAAAACCTGTTTCCTACCATTAGTTAAAGTTGGTTTCCTTTTTCATCCTAACCAATAATTATAATTGTCCTAAACCGACCTGAACCGTTCAGGAACCAGATCAGAAAACGCTCACAGAGGTAAACTCGCAGTGATTAATGAcaaatgttgtcattttcaaTGGAGGACTTCGTCAATATCCGAcctcaaactgagtatttttgtgtgcttcctgggatcctgaagaggagttttttggtgagataaggactcattcattggtagaTGAACTGTGGGTTTTCTATTGAAAAAAGTACCTAATTAATAAGTTGGAGAACCCCTTGTCTAGACCTTGATGGCTTTGCTGTCTGGAAATATGCCAGAAAAACGGCGATACTGCATCAAGCAATCAGATCTGATGGCAGGTCCACTTGGATCCATTCAGGTGTTGCACATACTGATACACAGGCCCAAAACCATGCAAGCTTGGCGGTATGCCAGTATTACCACGCTTCAGTGTTAGATATGATTCATGTTCAAGAGATGGATTGTTGGGAACACGTAAACTCAGGTCTTCTGAAGCATTTGAATGGTATTGATGTAAGCAGGACAGTCACCACTCACGTGCTCCTGATACTGTCTGAGGTCTGACGGCGGGATTTCCCTCTTCTCGCAGTGCGTTTTGCGACATATTTCCAAAGTTCACCTGGACTGTGTTTGAGCAGGTGAGAGGAGATTGAATAAAACGTGTATAATACTGTAAACAGATGCAACTGTGTCCACTCAGTAATAAACAGCTGCAGTCATGATACTTATTTTTTCATCTGTACCTGTCTACTAATTCAACAAAAGACTGTCAAGACTATTCAGTGACTGCCGAGACAAATGAGCACGAGCCCCAAATCTTTCCATCTAGAACAATTTGCATCAATAAATCATGACTGTATGATCACAGATTTTGTtgcacaaaatgcaaataaagccAAGTGACGAGTGGTGAAGACTGCGGTAAAGCCACAGACCCTCCATACAACCTCAgagtacacaaatacatcaaacaaCATATGACACATTTGATAACATTgcacacagaagcagcagctaCAGTGAATGCCAGTTGAAATGCAATCTAAATACGAGTGGCAGCTGAGAAAGACAACCAGATTTACCTGTTGAGCTCTTCTCGGCAGACGTCAGTGTGGGAGGAACTTACAACTCATATATTTTGAGTCTGTTTTGACTACGGTCATACAACTGCTGGCAACACATCTGCCTGTCAATCCACTCaggtaagatttttttttatactaaGCAGATAGTGTAGGGAGCATACTGCACACAATGagcttctgccgtgaatgtaagcaattgtttttcaaaaggaaaataTTCAGGGGTCAAACAGTCAAAGTGGACATGATGGAAACAGCCCAACCTCGCCAGAGAAAACGTCTGTGTAGGTTGTGTGTGCAGGTACCTTATTATGGACCATATTTCTGCTTATTGTTACGTTGCAATTTGTGTGTAGTGGTATGTAGTAATTATGAAGaggaagcaaaggaggaagaCATTAGtggaaagagcaagaaagtccgcATGTAGAGAAGGTGCAGTGGATCATTATCTTTATGTTCATGTTATTTCtacattaaaaatgtacttaTCTATCATGTATGTAATGGCACTTCACTAACGAACTTGTTTGAACTCTCCAAAGTTCATGTACATATGTCCTTTTCGAACAGTCTTATGTattgttttgggggtttttcgCAATTGATCTATTCAGTCGTTTCGGTATGAGTGTGTGCTGATTGCAAAATGTATGCTATAGTACACAGACTGTGCATCAGTGACAAAACAATGTTCCTGTGTGGGATTCAAACCTATAATATTACCTTGACTTGGTGCTGACCTGAGCCAACGGTACCATTGGAACACTCGTATCCCTCATAAATGACCAAACAGCTTATCAGTTTTCACCTGTGCAGCAGCATTCCTTCACTATACATCAGATCTGACGTTTTAGTCTCAACGAATCATCCTGGCCTAAGAGTCAGCAGGATTTCATTCCAGCTGGCAAGAAACCCTTTCTGGTTAATGAGGAAGTTGGTTGCTGttctgcagatgtgtgtgagtTAGCTAAAAACATGAACTTAAAtacagctgtggtgaagcctTTCATTCAAAGCGTTCAAGCATTTTTATATTATGATATGTACAAGGAATTCACAAAGtttttgcatatgtgtgtttaagtAAGTTAATATTATTGTTCGATCAGAAACATGGCCTCTGCGTTGTCTGAGGAACAGTTTCGGTGCAGCATCTGTCTGGATATCTTCAACAACCCCGTCTCCATCCCATGTGGACACAATTTCTGCCTGGGATGCATCAAACGCTTCTGGGATATGAGACATAAGTCGGAGTGTCCACTGTGCAAGGAGGTGTTCAAAAAACGCCCAGAACTCAGGATCAACGTAGGCTTTAAAGACATCACGGAGAAATTTAAAAGGTCTGTCGGTATGGTTTTAACATATTTTAAGCCCTATTTCGGTACTTTTTTCATGTCTGACTTCACATTTGTATTGAATCAAAAGGTCTCTGAAGGACAAGCCGAAATATAAGACAGCTCCACAAAAGATAAGAATCCGAAGAGAACTTTCTAAGACTGATGAAGTTCCCTGTGACATCTGCCAAGAAGACAAGTTATTGGCGGTCAAGTCGTGCCTCATGTGCCGCGAGTCGTACTGCGAAGTTCACCTGACACCTCACCTAAGGGACCAACTGATGACGAAGCACATGCTGACAGATCCAGGCACCTTCATCAACAGTCACCTCTGCAAAAAGCACGGCAGGCTCCTGGAGAAGTTTTGCAAGACGGACAGGACAATTGTTTGCATAAAATGCACAGAGAGGGAGCACAAACACCACGAGATTATCCCcatggagcaggagagcaagAGGATCAGGGTGAGGAAACGAGTTTATCTCATGTTACATgtagtttcattttgttcatcGTACGATACCCCTGAAGGTTTGTGCTGCTGAGTACTTTTTTGGTCGTCTAATAGTTAAATTACAGTGTCCTTGATGATGTACTTGTTCATCTTTACAGTCTCAGGTGAAGAAGATTGACACAGAGTTTCAACAGCTGATCCAGGCCAGAATCAGAAAGCTTGAGGAGATGAAGACTTCAATGGAGATGACCAAAGTAAGTGTTTTAGTCTAATGCTTCTCAGTTATAAACAACAGAAACTTGTATGTTTCCACCTTCCCAAATGCCCCTTTACCTGTAAATGCTCTGGCAACAAGTTAATCCATGATCATAATCATTATAATCCATAATTTTGAGGCAAATGCAGTTAAAGTACACGAGATTACAACAATGCTACGTGTGATGTTTTTAGCTAAACTAGCTACGTGGCTGCAGTGATGGCAGTGTTGGTCAGTGAGTGCACCACTTCGGCACATCAGCCtcaactgctctgtgtgttcagcGCTGATTATCAAATGTTAGCCAAATATCAGCATTGTTAGCCTTGTTGATTtgagcacattagcatgctagcatttagcttgAAGTGTCACTGTGCTAAGTGCAGCTTCACggagccgctagcatggctgcagactcttgaTCTTGTTGATAAAACCACCGATATCTCTGAAGCTACACGGGTGAATCCACTGCCGTTGCAATGAAAATGTAAGAGGAATATTTCTTATCAAAGAAAACCAAGGGATTAATTCTGATATTAATTCTGATTTAATtgcaaaataatgataaaatcagatgaaaatgtgttatttagGGATTCAGAGCAGTCTTCTCCTGTGGCGTCCTTGTTTTCTAGTTTGACACAGAGGCCTGAGTGATGGATTTTTATTCTAGTTTCTTAAGCAGTGccgcttcctccttccttcctttgtgtcctcaaatttgattttttaaGAAAGCCACTACTGTGCTTTGTGAAAGCGCAATGAATATGAATGGATGCTGTGAATATGAATGTTCTCACATTTTGAAGGACTGAGCAGGGACACTGTGATTATGGTCCAGGCCAAAAGCTGACTTTGTTACAtcttttatttgcattattttactCAATCATTAACAGTGATTTCTGGATATCTGCAGATtaataaagaaagagagatgcaGACAAGTCTTCAGGTCTTCGGCAAGGTGATAAGCACCATCGAGAGGAGCCAGACTTTGCTGGTCGATGAGATCGAGCAGCGGCAGGAAGCGGCTGAGAAGGGAACGGACGAGCTTCTCAACAATCTCCAGAAGGAAATCGGTGACCTGGAGAGGGGtcacagtgagctgcagcagctggaggagtcCGAGGACCCTCTTCATGTCATACAGGTTAGGAAGTCCTGAACAGGGTGTTTATACCACAGATATATTACACTGAATTACTTTAATAAATACAAGCActgtttcatcctgttttaCTGTAGTGTTTCCCCTGTCTGAGTGTTCCACTGCCCAGCAGGGACTGGTCCAAGGTCACAGTCCACTCAGACAACTACATAGGAACAGTGAGGAGAGCGTTCTCCAAGCTGGTGGACCTCTGCCATGAACTGGAAAATAAACTGTCCGCAGAGGGTCAGTAACCTCTGCCACGATGCTGTTGATGTCTAGATCCTGTTATCTGTTtatgactgtatttatatgaCGAATAATATCAACATATATGTTTAGAACAGCCCCATACAGTTCTACTGCCAAGGGTTGTTTCATGAATTAAACGGACAACATCTTCTTTTCCTTTGCAGAAGTGATCAAGGCGAGTCAGTATGCAGGTATGTGCATGAGCTTAATAATGTCAACAAGAagaataa from Chaetodon auriga isolate fChaAug3 chromosome 24, fChaAug3.hap1, whole genome shotgun sequence carries:
- the LOC143316844 gene encoding E3 ubiquitin-protein ligase TRIM39-like, which produces MASALSEEQFRCSICLDIFNNPVSIPCGHNFCLGCIKRFWDMRHKSECPLCKEVFKKRPELRINVGFKDITEKFKRSLKDKPKYKTAPQKIRIRRELSKTDEVPCDICQEDKLLAVKSCLMCRESYCEVHLTPHLRDQLMTKHMLTDPGTFINSHLCKKHGRLLEKFCKTDRTIVCIKCTEREHKHHEIIPMEQESKRIRSQVKKIDTEFQQLIQARIRKLEEMKTSMEMTKINKEREMQTSLQVFGKVISTIERSQTLLVDEIEQRQEAAEKGTDELLNNLQKEIGDLERGHSELQQLEESEDPLHVIQCFPCLSVPLPSRDWSKVTVHSDNYIGTVRRAFSKLVDLCHELENKLSAEEVIKASQYAVDVTLDPTTAAGWLTLSPDGKEVSLSCQQKKVAVPDDPRRFDSCVSVLGKQSFKSGRHYWAVQVGDKTDWDLGVAKESINRKGAITVRPDNGYWAICRRKGGNLSACAGPSITLHLQEIPQVVGIFVDYEEGSVSFYNVDAKTHIYTYDGCAFAEPLYPYFNPCLHDNGKNTSPLIICPVEVEYT